A stretch of Monomorium pharaonis isolate MP-MQ-018 chromosome 7, ASM1337386v2, whole genome shotgun sequence DNA encodes these proteins:
- the LOC105835286 gene encoding ras-related protein Rab-32 isoform X5, translated as MDVELKIWRNLETFDFGKWKVQPKEWKWLRSSNNAPNLGVSEKREHLYKILVIGELGTGKTSIIKRYVHQFFSQHYRATIGVDFALKVLNWDPHTIIRLQLWDIAGQERFGNMTRVYYKEAVGAFIVFDVTRSATLDAVVKWKQDLDSKVQLPDGSPIPCVLLANKCDQQKEGLVNSPGKMDEYCKEKNFAGWFETSAKENINIEEAARFLVSKILQNDQVIRDNGVQQMDNERFALNQSPTSSKKSCSC; from the exons ATGGACgtggaattaaaaatttggcGAAATTTAGAAACGTTCGATTTCGGCAAGTGGAAGGTGCAACCGAAAGAATGGAAGTGGCTCAGG TCGTCGAATAATGCACCGAACCTCGGAGTAAGCGAGAAGCGGGAGCacttgtacaaaatattagtAATCGGCGAGCTTGGGACGGGGAAAACGTCTATCATCAAGCGATATGTGCATCAATTCTTCTCCCAACATTATCGCGCGACGATTGGCGTCGACTTCGCGCTCAAAGTACTGAACTGGGATCCGCACACCATCATCAGACTGCAATTATGGGATATCGCAG GTCAAGAAAGATTCGGGAACATGACCAGAGTTTATTACAAGGAAGCTGTAGGTGCTTTTATAGTATTCGATGTGACGAGAAGCGCGACGCTGGACGCGGTGGTGAAATGGAAACAGGACTTGGATTCAAAAGTGCAACTTCCTGACGGATCGCCGATACCGTGCGTTCTGCTCGCGAATAAATGTGATCAACAGAAGGAAGGTCTGGTTAACTCGCCCGGCAAGATGGACGAATACTGTAAAGAGAAGAACTTTGCTGGTTGGTTTGAAACCTCAGCAAAGGAGAACATTAATATCGAAGAAGCAGCTAGATTTCTCGTCAGTAAA ATACTTCAAAACGATCAGGTTATAAGAGACAATGGCGTTCAACAGATGGATAACGAAAGATTTGCGTTAAATCAATCGCCCACAAGCTCCAAAAAATCCTGCAGTTGCTGA
- the LOC105835285 gene encoding uncharacterized protein LOC105835285 isoform X1, giving the protein MSGGMSETTTATVLLKKRERTQNWIPEEKSALFALIKQHVAAIENKKIDAAASATKSLAWQQIYAAFRGRFSADRDITRIREQWRRMKAQARMEMYTYAEKVRSLGPEVAAKSRPSNLSIEVWRLMESVRKNDCETADRSDDSQDSENPANRMSIQAILDKLTLPITETSEARREIKIEVSSDTEDENSYGELSQKSDDLPRHPSKRSRLCNSAENEPVDLVEHKTVVCPDSVSTSRVDDGTASTFPCLFACPTPLRAPSEFSAGRFCFQATERNGAGNELPASNLNWNNDGPSAGDRDADAVQREMWIFKSTQREHEIRLRMLHIELERAELQKQTAINELKTSELKKQLIQDQVNEYYSHAIRLAGERGSGAGKGGGSGGTIRDAGGSFGKMEAAHEDQYFYNLQKEQIKKMREGLHDEISFHEEQIKRHQEAINRHKKRITEMDQKE; this is encoded by the exons atgTCCGGCGGGATGAGCGAGACGACGACGGCCACGGTGCTGctgaagaagagagagaggacgcAGAACTGGATCCCGGAGGAGAAGAGCGCCCTGTTCGCCCTGATCAAGCAACACGTGGCCGCGATCGAGAACAAGAAGATCGACGCGGCCGCGTCCGCGACGAAATCCCTCGCGTGGCAGCAGATCTACGCCGCGTTCCGCGGCCGGTTCTCCGCGGATCGGGACATCACCAGGATCAGGGAGCAGTGGCGGAGGATGAAGGCCCAGGCGAGGATGGAGATGTATACGTACGCCGAAAAG GTGCGATCCCTGGGACCAGAGGTGGCCGCCAAGTCCCGTCCGTCGAATCTGTCGATCGAGGTGTGGCGGCTGATGGAGAGCGTGCGGAAAAACGATTGCGAGACCGCCGATCGTTCGGATGACAGTCAGGATAGCGAAAACCCAGCGAATCGGATGTCGATACAAGCGATCCTGGATAAATTGACCTTACCCATTACAGAGACGTCAG AGGCGAGACGGGAGATTAAGATCGAGGTGAGCAGCGACACCGAGGACGAGAACAGTTACGGCGAGCTGTCGCAAAAGTCGGACGATCTCCCGCGGCATCCGAGCAAGCGTTCCCGGCTATGCAATTCCGCCGAGAACGAGCCCGTGGACCTCGTCGAGCACAAGACTGTCGTTTGCCCCGACAGCGTGTCGACGTCTCGCGTCGACGATGGTACAGCTTCCACGTTTCCTTGCCTCTTTGCATGCCCGACCCCTTTGCGCGCGCCCTCCGAATTCTCAGCGGGACGTTTTTGCTTTCAAGCGACCGAACGCAACGGCGCGGGGAACGAGCTCCCGGCGTCAAACCTGAACTGGAACAACGACGGCCCGTCCGCCGGCGACAGGGATGCGGACGCGGTGCAGAGGGAGATGTGGATCTTCAAGTCTACCCAGCGCGAGCACGAGATCAGGCTGCGGATGCTGCATATCGAGCTGGAGCGCGCGGAGCTGCAGAAGCAGACCGCCATTAACGAGCTGAAGACGTCCGAGCTGAAGAAGCAGCTGATACAGGATCAGGTCAACGAGTACTACAG TCACGCAATCAGACTGGCTGGAGAACGTGGGTCTGGTGCCGGCAAGGGAGGCGGTAGCGGTGGTACCATTCGCGATGCTGGTGGTTCCTTTGGAAAGATGGAAGCTGCTCACGAAGACcaatacttttataatctG caaAAGGAACAGATCAAAAAGATGAGAGAGGGCCTGCACGACGAGATCTCGTTTCACGAGGAACAGATTAAGCGTCATCAGGAGGCCATAAACCGTCACAAAAAGCGGATTACAGAAATGGATCAGAAAGagtga
- the LOC105835284 gene encoding protein brown: MTSQITQLFWENLIVTVPTKGDDECSRELWCKFSRRKPVKVLNILKGVSGYAEIGNMFAILGPSGAGKTTFLAALARRLELTSGVIKINGYDVSPDAMEAISSYMSQFDILPSALTPREHMSFMCALKIGSSCSMLRRKSLGEEFLRDLGLYECIDIAISELSGGEKKRLLLAAELVTRPKIFFLDEPTTGLDTFAATCVVQSLKLIASRGTIVFCTIHQPGMTIYNMFSHVILMTNGRSVYFGTLKNAMDFFESQDYQCPINYDESEYYVNVLSCCDRADRNIELCRAFSRSPLSKIPAVESIPIFYPNPRKKSGRFVQFYWLLWRIFLRDKRTALENWIAWFSCALSIVFITSFYVGTNSSTQEGIQSARGVLYLTISEVIFMNAYSVIFELPNELVLYVRESTVYSPGPYYLATFLALISKATFKAFLFTVALYFVLHFEFSLLGFCSYCLCTTAAAISSIAYGLMMSSWIADVDAVTTIMIPIDLLFLLTAGTFYNLRTLPSYLAYVKYSSIFYYATEAISIIHWSEVNDIDCPFNRSTLCLSNGTEVLSEYGYNEQNFWWDMTGLLLLTILMNVVAYLGTRRRRVSRPIAY; encoded by the exons ATGACTTCTCAAATAACCCAGCTTTTTTGGGAAAATTTAATCGTTACTGTGCCTACCAAAGGTGATGATGAGTGTTCGAGGGAACTATGGTGTAAATTTTCGCGTCGAAAACCTGTGAAAGTATTGAATATACTAAAAGGGG TATCCGGATACGCTGAGATTGGTAACATGTTTGCTATATTGGGACCAAG TGGCGCCGGCAAAACTACGTTTCTTGCCGCTTTAGCGAGAAGACTCGAATTAACGTCGggtgtaataaaaatcaacgGGTACGACGTTTCTCCAGATGCAATGGAAGCAATATCGAGCTACATGTCGCAATTTGATATTCTACCTTCCGCGCTCACGCCCAGAGAACACATGTCGTTCATG TGCGCTTTGAAAATAGGAAGTAGTTGCAGCATGCTACGAAGAAAATCTTTAGGAGAGGAATTTCTGCGAGATCTTGGATTGTACGAGTGCATCGATATTGCTATATCTGAATTATCCGGCGGTGAAAAGAAGCGTTTGTTGCTAGCGGCGGAATTGGTGACGAGGccgaagatattttttttagacgaGCCAACTACGG GTCTAGACACTTTCGCCGCAACGTGTGTCGTGCAATCGTTGAAATTAATCGCCTCGAGAGGTACCATCGTCTTCTGCACGATTCATCAACCGGGTATGACGATATACAACATGTTCAGCCATGTAATACTGATGACTAATGGCAGATCGGTATATTTCGGGACTCTGAAGAACGCCATGGATTTTTTTGAGAG CCAGGATTATCAGTGTCCCATCAACTACGATGAGTCCGAGTATTACGTAAACGTTCTGTCATGCTGCGATCGAGCAGATCGCAATATCGAGTTGTGCCGAGCGTTCTCACGGTCACCGCTATCAAAGATTCCAGCGGTCGAAAGTATCCCGATCTTCTATCCCAACCCTCgaaa AAAATCGGGACGGTTCGTGCAGTTTTACTGGTTACTATGGAGAATATTTCTACGGGATAAGAGAACGGCCCTCGAGAATTGGATCGCGTGGTTCTCCTGCGcg CTGTCCATCGTCTTCATAACTAGTTTTTACGTCGGTACTAATTCGTCGACGCAGGAGGGAATACAAAGTGCTCGGGGAGTGTTGTACTTGACGATCTCGGAGGTAATTTTTATGAACGCCTACTCCGTCATTTTCGAGCTACCCAACGAGCTTGTTCTCTACGTGCGCGAGAGTACCGTGTACTCACCGGGACCTTATTACCTCGCCACTTTTCTCGCCTTG ATATCCAAGGCAACGTTCAAGGCGTTTTTATTCACGGTCGCCCTGTACTTTGTGCTGCATTTCGAATTTTCACTGCTCGGATTCTGCTCCTATTGCCTTTGCACGACTGCGGCGGCGATTTCCAGCATCGCGTACGGCCTTATGATGTCCAGCTGGATCGCCGACGTCGACGCCGTGACCACGATAATGATACCGATCGATTTGTTGTTTCTCTTGACGGCGGGTACGTTTTACAATCTGCG GACCTTGCCGAGCTATCTGGCGTACGTCAAATATTCATCCATCTTTTACTACGCTACCGAAGCAATATCGATAATACACTGGTCGGAAGTGAATGATATTG ATTGTCCATTCAATCGTAGCACGCTTTGCCTGTCGAACGGAACGGAGGTTTTATCGGAGTATGGATATAACGAACAGAACTTTTGGTGGGATATGACTGGACTGCTGCTTCTGACGATTCTGATGAACGTCGTTGCATATCTCGGtacgagaagaagaagagtATCAAGACCGATCGCTTATTAA
- the LOC105835286 gene encoding ras-related protein Rab-32 isoform X3: protein MLDRNVVLVLRTRQERTERRLRHKKEAYPPPMEPPALLLNNNHLYLDLNMNFSESCKQEATRAARKSSNNAPNLGVSEKREHLYKILVIGELGTGKTSIIKRYVHQFFSQHYRATIGVDFALKVLNWDPHTIIRLQLWDIAGQERFGNMTRVYYKEAVGAFIVFDVTRSATLDAVVKWKQDLDSKVQLPDGSPIPCVLLANKCDQQKEGLVNSPGKMDEYCKEKNFAGWFETSAKENINIEEAARFLVSKILQNDQVIRDNGVQQMDNERFALNQSPTSSKKSCSC from the exons ATGCTGGACCGAAACGTAGTGCTTGTGCTGCGCACGAGGCAGGAGAGAACCGAGAGGCGCCTGAGGCACAAAAAGGAAGCGTATCCACCGCCCATGGAACCGCCCGCGCTTCTGTTAAACAATAATCACCTGTACCTCGATCTTAACATGAATTTCAGCGAGAGCTGCAAGCAAGAAGCAACCAGAGCCGCGAGAAAG TCGTCGAATAATGCACCGAACCTCGGAGTAAGCGAGAAGCGGGAGCacttgtacaaaatattagtAATCGGCGAGCTTGGGACGGGGAAAACGTCTATCATCAAGCGATATGTGCATCAATTCTTCTCCCAACATTATCGCGCGACGATTGGCGTCGACTTCGCGCTCAAAGTACTGAACTGGGATCCGCACACCATCATCAGACTGCAATTATGGGATATCGCAG GTCAAGAAAGATTCGGGAACATGACCAGAGTTTATTACAAGGAAGCTGTAGGTGCTTTTATAGTATTCGATGTGACGAGAAGCGCGACGCTGGACGCGGTGGTGAAATGGAAACAGGACTTGGATTCAAAAGTGCAACTTCCTGACGGATCGCCGATACCGTGCGTTCTGCTCGCGAATAAATGTGATCAACAGAAGGAAGGTCTGGTTAACTCGCCCGGCAAGATGGACGAATACTGTAAAGAGAAGAACTTTGCTGGTTGGTTTGAAACCTCAGCAAAGGAGAACATTAATATCGAAGAAGCAGCTAGATTTCTCGTCAGTAAA ATACTTCAAAACGATCAGGTTATAAGAGACAATGGCGTTCAACAGATGGATAACGAAAGATTTGCGTTAAATCAATCGCCCACAAGCTCCAAAAAATCCTGCAGTTGCTGA
- the LOC105835286 gene encoding ras and EF-hand domain-containing protein homolog isoform X1 encodes MDRNESTNEGGSSPDTVVARSSSEEEKRKSTVASTSGEYISVDDSSSSLDTLTSGSVAILSSNVCADERKRGKFGAFRSSFREGSLFKIKKKARGTDVSSSFEAEQHDKEVSQQHSQRLEDGKESKLMTDALSGVSLKKKKKKSHSLVRKLSLNKFRMSSEQQEPRHTPEGGNSSRSQSQSSQDSPAHTYIHSTAKKENVDVLEREKETREELKKPEKLHEKTSDVVQRKSPSSTIESFAETVQRGEPYTRRHSQQETRDSTRSDQRCSSSLPYALSGWPERSGTNLAESSTIRRNKVKAKYDSDSSECMPSTSTSSPIEVRRKLSLLEEKRAIFQGRFFNSKSGDTTRSNETTIDLSIHDDLSSTNSNEFLQQREEEKKKKVRHISVRTFDAFSTFGHTLDEEDISEDYNDKDRNYRGLYSIVLEATEDPESSNNAPNLGVSEKREHLYKILVIGELGTGKTSIIKRYVHQFFSQHYRATIGVDFALKVLNWDPHTIIRLQLWDIAGQERFGNMTRVYYKEAVGAFIVFDVTRSATLDAVVKWKQDLDSKVQLPDGSPIPCVLLANKCDQQKEGLVNSPGKMDEYCKEKNFAGWFETSAKENINIEEAARFLVSKILQNDQVIRDNGVQQMDNERFALNQSPTSSKKSCSC; translated from the exons ATGGATCGCAACGAGAGCACGAACGAGGGAGGCAGCTCGCCCGACACGGTGGTCGCGCGTTCCTCGTCGGAGGAGGAGAAGCGGAAGTCGACCGTGGCCAGCACCTCCGGCGAGTACATCTCCGTAGACGACAGCAGTTCCAGTCTCGATACCCTGACCAGCGGCAGCGTCGCGATCCTCTCCTCCAACGTTTGCGCGGACGAGCGAAAAAGGGGTAAATTCGGCGCTTTCAGGAGCAGCTTCCGCGAAGGTAGCTTATTCAAAATCAAGAAGAAGGCACGTGGAACCGACGTGTCCTCCTCCTTTGAAGCAGAACAACATGATAAAG AGGTATCTCAGCAGCACTCGCAACGGCTCGAGGACGGGAAAGAGTCGAAATTGATGACCGACGCGCTTTCGGGCGTGAGcctgaagaaaaagaaaaagaagtcgCACTCGCTGGTGCGTAAGCTGAGCTTGAATAAATTTCGCATGTCGTCGGAACAGCAAGAGCCGCGACATACTCCGGAGGGTGGCAACAGTAGCCGATCCCAAAGCCAGTCCTCGCAAGACTCGCCCGCTCATACATATATTCACTCCACGGCGAAGAAGGAGAATGTTGACGTCCTGGAAAGGGAAAAGGAGACAAGGGAGGAGCTTAAGAAACCAGAAAAGCTGCACGAGAAGACCAGCGACGTAGTGCAACGCAAATCACCGTCGTCGACCATCGAGAGCTTTGCGGAAACCGTTCAGCGGGGTGAGCCTT ACACTCGACGGCATTCGCAACAAGAGACTCGAGATTCCACACGTTCCGACCAGCGATGCAGCTCGTCGCTCCCATACGCGTTGTCGGGATGGCCGGAGCGTAGTGGGACGAACCTTGCAGAAAGTTCAACGATCAGAAGAAACAAAGTGAAGGCGAAATACGATTCGGATTCCTCGGAATGCATGccgtcgacgtcgacgtcgtcgCCCATTGAGGTTCGCCGCAAGCTGTCGTTGCTGGAAGAGAAACGAGCGATATTTCAGGGACGCTTCTTCAATTCGAAGTCCGGGGACACGACGCGCTCGAATGAAACGACGATCGACCTTAGCATACACGACGATCTATCGAGCACCAACAGCAACGAATTTCTTCAACAGcgggaagaagaaaaaaagaagaaggtgCGGCATATCAGCGTGAGGACTTTTGACGCTTTCTCTACTTTCGGCCACACCCTTGACGAGGAGGATATCTCGGAAGATTACAACGATAAAGACAGAAATTATCGCGGACTTTACTCCATCGTGCTGGAAGCTACGGAGGACCCTGAG TCGTCGAATAATGCACCGAACCTCGGAGTAAGCGAGAAGCGGGAGCacttgtacaaaatattagtAATCGGCGAGCTTGGGACGGGGAAAACGTCTATCATCAAGCGATATGTGCATCAATTCTTCTCCCAACATTATCGCGCGACGATTGGCGTCGACTTCGCGCTCAAAGTACTGAACTGGGATCCGCACACCATCATCAGACTGCAATTATGGGATATCGCAG GTCAAGAAAGATTCGGGAACATGACCAGAGTTTATTACAAGGAAGCTGTAGGTGCTTTTATAGTATTCGATGTGACGAGAAGCGCGACGCTGGACGCGGTGGTGAAATGGAAACAGGACTTGGATTCAAAAGTGCAACTTCCTGACGGATCGCCGATACCGTGCGTTCTGCTCGCGAATAAATGTGATCAACAGAAGGAAGGTCTGGTTAACTCGCCCGGCAAGATGGACGAATACTGTAAAGAGAAGAACTTTGCTGGTTGGTTTGAAACCTCAGCAAAGGAGAACATTAATATCGAAGAAGCAGCTAGATTTCTCGTCAGTAAA ATACTTCAAAACGATCAGGTTATAAGAGACAATGGCGTTCAACAGATGGATAACGAAAGATTTGCGTTAAATCAATCGCCCACAAGCTCCAAAAAATCCTGCAGTTGCTGA
- the LOC105835286 gene encoding ras and EF-hand domain-containing protein homolog isoform X2, with protein MDRNESTNEGGSSPDTVVARSSSEEEKRKSTVASTSGEYISVDDSSSSLDTLTSGSVAILSSNVCADERKRGKFGAFRSSFREGSLFKIKKKARGTDVSSSFEAEQHDKEVSQQHSQRLEDGKESKLMTDALSGVSLKKKKKKSHSLVRKLSLNKFRMSSEQQEPRHTPEGGNSSRSQSQSSQDSPAHTYIHSTAKKENVDVLEREKETREELKKPEKLHEKTSDVVQRKSPSSTIESFAETVQRDTRRHSQQETRDSTRSDQRCSSSLPYALSGWPERSGTNLAESSTIRRNKVKAKYDSDSSECMPSTSTSSPIEVRRKLSLLEEKRAIFQGRFFNSKSGDTTRSNETTIDLSIHDDLSSTNSNEFLQQREEEKKKKVRHISVRTFDAFSTFGHTLDEEDISEDYNDKDRNYRGLYSIVLEATEDPESSNNAPNLGVSEKREHLYKILVIGELGTGKTSIIKRYVHQFFSQHYRATIGVDFALKVLNWDPHTIIRLQLWDIAGQERFGNMTRVYYKEAVGAFIVFDVTRSATLDAVVKWKQDLDSKVQLPDGSPIPCVLLANKCDQQKEGLVNSPGKMDEYCKEKNFAGWFETSAKENINIEEAARFLVSKILQNDQVIRDNGVQQMDNERFALNQSPTSSKKSCSC; from the exons ATGGATCGCAACGAGAGCACGAACGAGGGAGGCAGCTCGCCCGACACGGTGGTCGCGCGTTCCTCGTCGGAGGAGGAGAAGCGGAAGTCGACCGTGGCCAGCACCTCCGGCGAGTACATCTCCGTAGACGACAGCAGTTCCAGTCTCGATACCCTGACCAGCGGCAGCGTCGCGATCCTCTCCTCCAACGTTTGCGCGGACGAGCGAAAAAGGGGTAAATTCGGCGCTTTCAGGAGCAGCTTCCGCGAAGGTAGCTTATTCAAAATCAAGAAGAAGGCACGTGGAACCGACGTGTCCTCCTCCTTTGAAGCAGAACAACATGATAAAG AGGTATCTCAGCAGCACTCGCAACGGCTCGAGGACGGGAAAGAGTCGAAATTGATGACCGACGCGCTTTCGGGCGTGAGcctgaagaaaaagaaaaagaagtcgCACTCGCTGGTGCGTAAGCTGAGCTTGAATAAATTTCGCATGTCGTCGGAACAGCAAGAGCCGCGACATACTCCGGAGGGTGGCAACAGTAGCCGATCCCAAAGCCAGTCCTCGCAAGACTCGCCCGCTCATACATATATTCACTCCACGGCGAAGAAGGAGAATGTTGACGTCCTGGAAAGGGAAAAGGAGACAAGGGAGGAGCTTAAGAAACCAGAAAAGCTGCACGAGAAGACCAGCGACGTAGTGCAACGCAAATCACCGTCGTCGACCATCGAGAGCTTTGCGGAAACCGTTCAGCGGG ACACTCGACGGCATTCGCAACAAGAGACTCGAGATTCCACACGTTCCGACCAGCGATGCAGCTCGTCGCTCCCATACGCGTTGTCGGGATGGCCGGAGCGTAGTGGGACGAACCTTGCAGAAAGTTCAACGATCAGAAGAAACAAAGTGAAGGCGAAATACGATTCGGATTCCTCGGAATGCATGccgtcgacgtcgacgtcgtcgCCCATTGAGGTTCGCCGCAAGCTGTCGTTGCTGGAAGAGAAACGAGCGATATTTCAGGGACGCTTCTTCAATTCGAAGTCCGGGGACACGACGCGCTCGAATGAAACGACGATCGACCTTAGCATACACGACGATCTATCGAGCACCAACAGCAACGAATTTCTTCAACAGcgggaagaagaaaaaaagaagaaggtgCGGCATATCAGCGTGAGGACTTTTGACGCTTTCTCTACTTTCGGCCACACCCTTGACGAGGAGGATATCTCGGAAGATTACAACGATAAAGACAGAAATTATCGCGGACTTTACTCCATCGTGCTGGAAGCTACGGAGGACCCTGAG TCGTCGAATAATGCACCGAACCTCGGAGTAAGCGAGAAGCGGGAGCacttgtacaaaatattagtAATCGGCGAGCTTGGGACGGGGAAAACGTCTATCATCAAGCGATATGTGCATCAATTCTTCTCCCAACATTATCGCGCGACGATTGGCGTCGACTTCGCGCTCAAAGTACTGAACTGGGATCCGCACACCATCATCAGACTGCAATTATGGGATATCGCAG GTCAAGAAAGATTCGGGAACATGACCAGAGTTTATTACAAGGAAGCTGTAGGTGCTTTTATAGTATTCGATGTGACGAGAAGCGCGACGCTGGACGCGGTGGTGAAATGGAAACAGGACTTGGATTCAAAAGTGCAACTTCCTGACGGATCGCCGATACCGTGCGTTCTGCTCGCGAATAAATGTGATCAACAGAAGGAAGGTCTGGTTAACTCGCCCGGCAAGATGGACGAATACTGTAAAGAGAAGAACTTTGCTGGTTGGTTTGAAACCTCAGCAAAGGAGAACATTAATATCGAAGAAGCAGCTAGATTTCTCGTCAGTAAA ATACTTCAAAACGATCAGGTTATAAGAGACAATGGCGTTCAACAGATGGATAACGAAAGATTTGCGTTAAATCAATCGCCCACAAGCTCCAAAAAATCCTGCAGTTGCTGA
- the LOC105835285 gene encoding uncharacterized protein LOC105835285 isoform X2 → MSGGMSETTTATVLLKKRERTQNWIPEEKSALFALIKQHVAAIENKKIDAAASATKSLAWQQIYAAFRGRFSADRDITRIREQWRRMKAQARMEMYTYAEKVRSLGPEVAAKSRPSNLSIEVWRLMESVRKNDCETADRSDDSQDSENPANRMSIQAILDKLTLPITETSEARREIKIEVSSDTEDENSYGELSQKSDDLPRHPSKRSRLCNSAENEPVDLVEHKTVVCPDSVSTSRVDDATERNGAGNELPASNLNWNNDGPSAGDRDADAVQREMWIFKSTQREHEIRLRMLHIELERAELQKQTAINELKTSELKKQLIQDQVNEYYSHAIRLAGERGSGAGKGGGSGGTIRDAGGSFGKMEAAHEDQYFYNLQKEQIKKMREGLHDEISFHEEQIKRHQEAINRHKKRITEMDQKE, encoded by the exons atgTCCGGCGGGATGAGCGAGACGACGACGGCCACGGTGCTGctgaagaagagagagaggacgcAGAACTGGATCCCGGAGGAGAAGAGCGCCCTGTTCGCCCTGATCAAGCAACACGTGGCCGCGATCGAGAACAAGAAGATCGACGCGGCCGCGTCCGCGACGAAATCCCTCGCGTGGCAGCAGATCTACGCCGCGTTCCGCGGCCGGTTCTCCGCGGATCGGGACATCACCAGGATCAGGGAGCAGTGGCGGAGGATGAAGGCCCAGGCGAGGATGGAGATGTATACGTACGCCGAAAAG GTGCGATCCCTGGGACCAGAGGTGGCCGCCAAGTCCCGTCCGTCGAATCTGTCGATCGAGGTGTGGCGGCTGATGGAGAGCGTGCGGAAAAACGATTGCGAGACCGCCGATCGTTCGGATGACAGTCAGGATAGCGAAAACCCAGCGAATCGGATGTCGATACAAGCGATCCTGGATAAATTGACCTTACCCATTACAGAGACGTCAG AGGCGAGACGGGAGATTAAGATCGAGGTGAGCAGCGACACCGAGGACGAGAACAGTTACGGCGAGCTGTCGCAAAAGTCGGACGATCTCCCGCGGCATCCGAGCAAGCGTTCCCGGCTATGCAATTCCGCCGAGAACGAGCCCGTGGACCTCGTCGAGCACAAGACTGTCGTTTGCCCCGACAGCGTGTCGACGTCTCGCGTCGACGATG CGACCGAACGCAACGGCGCGGGGAACGAGCTCCCGGCGTCAAACCTGAACTGGAACAACGACGGCCCGTCCGCCGGCGACAGGGATGCGGACGCGGTGCAGAGGGAGATGTGGATCTTCAAGTCTACCCAGCGCGAGCACGAGATCAGGCTGCGGATGCTGCATATCGAGCTGGAGCGCGCGGAGCTGCAGAAGCAGACCGCCATTAACGAGCTGAAGACGTCCGAGCTGAAGAAGCAGCTGATACAGGATCAGGTCAACGAGTACTACAG TCACGCAATCAGACTGGCTGGAGAACGTGGGTCTGGTGCCGGCAAGGGAGGCGGTAGCGGTGGTACCATTCGCGATGCTGGTGGTTCCTTTGGAAAGATGGAAGCTGCTCACGAAGACcaatacttttataatctG caaAAGGAACAGATCAAAAAGATGAGAGAGGGCCTGCACGACGAGATCTCGTTTCACGAGGAACAGATTAAGCGTCATCAGGAGGCCATAAACCGTCACAAAAAGCGGATTACAGAAATGGATCAGAAAGagtga